Proteins from a single region of Pseudomonas sp. 10S4:
- a CDS encoding fumarate hydratase, whose product MTVIKQDDLIQSVADALQFISYYHPVDFIQAMHEAYLREESPAARDSMAQILINSRMCATGHRPICQDTGIVTVFVRVGMDVRWDGATMSLDDMINQGVRQAYNLPENVLRASILADPAGARRNTKDNTPAVIHYSIVPGNTVEVDVAAKGGGSENKSKMAMLNPSDSIVDWVLKTVPTMGAGWCPPGMLGIGIGGTAEKAAVMAKEVLMESIDIHELKKRGPSNRIEEMRLELFEKVNQLGIGAQGLGGLTTVLDVKIMDYPTHAASLPVCMIPNCAATRHAHFVLDGSGPASLEAPPLDAYPEIVWEAGPSARRVNLDTLTPEDVQSWKPGETVLLNGKMLTGRDAAHKRMVEMLNKGETLPVDLKGRFIYYVGPVDPVREEVVGPAGPTTATRMDKFTRQILEQTGLLGMIGKSERGPTAIEAIKDHKAVYLMAVGGAAYLVAQAIKKSRVVAFAELGMEAIYEFDVKDMPVTVAVDSKGESVHITGPAIWQKKISESLAVEVQ is encoded by the coding sequence ATGACCGTGATCAAGCAAGACGACCTGATTCAGAGCGTTGCCGACGCCCTGCAGTTCATTTCCTATTACCATCCCGTTGACTTCATCCAGGCGATGCACGAAGCCTACCTGCGCGAAGAATCGCCAGCGGCCCGTGACTCCATGGCGCAAATCCTGATCAACTCGCGCATGTGCGCCACCGGCCACCGCCCGATCTGCCAGGACACCGGCATCGTGACGGTATTTGTCCGCGTGGGCATGGACGTGCGTTGGGATGGCGCCACCATGAGCCTGGACGACATGATCAACCAAGGCGTGCGCCAGGCTTACAACCTGCCGGAAAACGTCCTGCGTGCCTCGATCCTCGCCGACCCGGCGGGCGCTCGCAGAAACACCAAGGACAACACCCCGGCCGTTATCCACTACTCCATCGTTCCGGGTAACACCGTGGAAGTGGACGTGGCGGCCAAGGGCGGCGGCTCCGAGAACAAGTCGAAGATGGCCATGCTCAACCCGTCCGACTCGATCGTCGACTGGGTATTGAAAACTGTGCCAACCATGGGCGCCGGCTGGTGCCCACCTGGCATGCTCGGCATCGGCATCGGCGGCACCGCCGAGAAAGCTGCGGTGATGGCCAAGGAAGTGTTGATGGAATCCATCGACATCCACGAGCTGAAAAAGCGCGGCCCGTCCAACCGTATCGAAGAGATGCGTCTGGAGCTGTTCGAGAAGGTCAACCAACTGGGCATCGGCGCACAGGGCCTGGGTGGCCTGACCACCGTGCTCGATGTGAAGATCATGGATTACCCGACCCACGCCGCTTCGTTGCCGGTGTGCATGATCCCGAACTGCGCCGCCACTCGTCACGCGCACTTCGTGCTCGACGGTTCCGGCCCGGCCTCGCTCGAAGCACCACCGCTGGACGCCTACCCGGAAATCGTCTGGGAAGCCGGCCCATCGGCTCGCCGCGTCAACCTCGACACCCTGACGCCTGAAGACGTGCAGAGCTGGAAGCCGGGCGAAACCGTCCTGCTCAACGGCAAGATGCTCACCGGTCGCGACGCTGCGCACAAGCGCATGGTCGAGATGCTGAACAAGGGTGAAACCCTGCCGGTCGACCTCAAGGGTCGCTTCATCTACTACGTCGGCCCGGTTGATCCGGTGCGCGAAGAAGTGGTTGGCCCTGCCGGTCCGACGACTGCTACGCGGATGGACAAGTTCACCCGTCAAATCCTTGAGCAAACCGGCCTGTTGGGCATGATCGGCAAATCCGAGCGCGGCCCTACCGCGATCGAAGCGATCAAGGACCACAAAGCCGTTTACCTGATGGCGGTCGGTGGCGCGGCTTACCTGGTGGCGCAAGCGATCAAGAAATCCCGCGTCGTGGCGTTCGCCGAACTGGGGATGGAAGCCATCTACGAGTTCGACGTGAAGGACATGCCGGTCACCGTTGCGGTCGATAGCAAGGGCGAGTCGGTACACATCACCGGTCCTGCCATCTGGCAGAAAAAGATCAGTGAAAGCCTGGCGGTGGAAGTGCAGTAA